A genome region from Nicotiana tabacum cultivar K326 chromosome 13, ASM71507v2, whole genome shotgun sequence includes the following:
- the LOC107832493 gene encoding putative methylenetetrahydrofolate reductase (NADH), which translates to MKVIDKIHESAKTDRVVFSFEFFPPKTEDGVDNLFERMERMVSHNPSFCDITWGAGGSTADLTLEIANRMQNMVCVETMMHLTCTNMPVEKIDHALETIKSNGIQNVLALRGDPPHGQDKFVQVEGGFACALDLVKHMRAKYGDYFGITVAGYPEAHPDVIPANGIATQETYENDLAYLKKKVDAGADLIVTQLFYDTDIFLKFVNDCRQIGITCPIVPGIMPINNYKGFLRMTGFCKTKIPAEITAALEPIKDNEEAVKAYGIHQATEMCKKILATGIKTLHLYTLNMEKSALAILMNLGLIEESKISRPLPWRRPTNVFRVKEDVRPIFWANRPKSYISRTIGWDEYPHGRWGNAQNPSYGALSDYQFMRARSRDKKLQEEWAVALNSVEDIYERFMNCCLGKLRSCPWSELDGLQPETKIIDEHLGNINTKGFLTINSQPAVNGAKSDAPSIGWGGPGGYVYQKAYLEFFCSREKLNALVEKCKAFPFLTYMAVNKEGNWISNANQTDINAVTWGVFPGKEIVQPTVVDPASFMVWKDEAFEIWSRGWAQLYQESDPSRKLLEQVQNSYFLVSLVDNDYINGDLFAIFKDI; encoded by the exons ATGAAGGTAATTGACAAAATTCACGAATCAGCCAAAACTGATAGAGTAGTCTTCTCCTTTGAATTCTTTCCCCCCAAAACTGAAGATGGGGTTGATAATTTGTTCGAAAGAATGGAAAGAATGGTGTCACATAATCCTTCTTTCTGTGATATTACATGGGGTGCAG GTGGATCAACAGCAGATCTGACACTTGAGATTGCAAACAGAATGCAGAACATGGTTTGTGTTGAAACCATGATGCATTTGACTTGTACAAATATGCCTGTTGAGAAAATTGATCATGCCCTTGAAACTATCAAGTCTAATGGGATCCAAAATGTTCTTGCTCTTCGTGGCGATCCTCCTCATGGACAAGATAAGTTTGTTCAAGTTGAAGGTGGTTTTGCCTGTGCCTTAGATCTG GTAAAGCACATGCGGGCCAAGTATGGAGACTACTTCGGGATAACTGTCGCGGGTTACCCAG AGGCACATCCTGATGTTATACCTGCTAATGGAATAGCTACACAAGAGACATATGAAAATGACCTTGCCTATCTAAAAAAGAAG GTTGATGCTGGAGCTGATCTCATTGTAACTCAACTCTTCTATGATACTGACATTTTCCTCAAGTTTGTCAATGATTGTCGTCAAATTGGGATAACTTGTCCTATTGTCCCGGGAATCATGCCCATCAACAATTATAAGGGCTTCTTGCGCATGACTGGTTTTTGCAAAACCAAG ATCCCAGCAGAGATTACAGCTGCCTTGGAACCGATTAAGGATAACGAAGAAGCTGTCAAAGCTTACGGAATTCACCAAGCGACTGAAATGTGCAAGAAGATTTTGGCCACTGGCATTAAGACCTTGCATCTTTATACATTAAACATGGAGAAATCAGCACTAGCCATTTTGATG AATCTTGGATTGATAGAAGAGTCCAAAATTTCAAGGCCATTACCTTGGAGGCGTCCTACAAATGTTTTCCGTGTTAAAGAAGATGTCCGTCCTATATTCTG GGCCAACCGTCCGAAGAGCTACATTTCAAGGACCATTGGTTGGGATGAGTATCCACATGGCAGATGGGGCAATGCTCAAAATCCATCATATGGAGCACTTAGCGATTATCAG TTCATGAGGGCACGTTCACGTGATAAGAAACTTCAAGAGGAATGGGCTGTTGCTCTCAATAGTGTGGAAGACATCTATGAG AGATTTATGAACTGCTGTCTTGGGAAGCTGAGAAGTTGTCCTTGGTCTGAGTTAGATGGGCTTCAGCCAGAGACGAAGATCATCGATGAACATTTGGGTAACATAAACACGAAAGGTTTCCTGACTATTAACAGCCAACCAGCAGTTAATGGAGCAAAATCTGATGCTCCTTCTATTG GATGGGGCGGCCCTGGTGGATATGTTTATCAAAAGGCATACTTGGAGTTCTTTTGCTCTCGCGAAAAGTTGAATGCTCTTGTCGAAAAATGCAAAGCTTTCCCCTTCCTTACCTATATGGCTGTGAACAAGGAAGGAAACTGGATTTCCAATGCCAACCAAACCGATATCAATGCAGTGACATGGGGAGTTTTCCCAGGTAAGGAGATTGTACAACCAACGGTGGTCGATCCCGCCAGCTTCATGGTGTGGAAGGATGAGGCATTTGAAATCTGGTCAAGAGGTTGGGCTCAATTATACCAAGAGAGTGATCCATCAAGAAAATTGCTTGAACAA GTTCAGAACAGTTACTTCTTGGTTAGCCTTGTCGACAACGATTACATCAATGGAGATTTGTTTGCCATCTTCAAGGATATCTGA